Proteins co-encoded in one Colletes latitarsis isolate SP2378_abdomen chromosome 2, iyColLati1, whole genome shotgun sequence genomic window:
- the LOC143346562 gene encoding WD repeat-containing protein WRAP73 isoform X1 codes for MSLEVENDLIRVSNQLCDFSADGRFLAIAYQTNLIIKNSKTFDTIHSFIFADIIEVLEWSRNSEYILCANISKAVIQIYSIHYPEWKYKLIEGSAGLESVNWSPDSKYILTLSDFNIQASIWSLENQSVTHIQNVKSSFHKLHFSPNGSRLAIVVSIEGQDSIEIYKTDTWKLSRKLICGHLNSIDGICWSPNSELLCIWCSFGNEAKLITYSSVLDRDIGIFCPTQITDSSETEHSYQIQLNGIETVTWMPSGQLLAVTGFNEMITLLNYVTWKPLLQLYLDPVIKENYLNKVYEERVIQTKFSNTNTSLYNKHILEEKHERPVNIRISKKNDIDKLSVAKFSILEFSSCGHYLAIKHELYPTTLWIWNIIEDYLDYLLLENSIVAIKWNPRSAHLLIFCKCTYMFEWTPYSATCIPTPRNITALDARWHSQGNLVLLCGYNKAIIYEIKNKL; via the exons ATGTCGTTAGAAGTAGAAAATGATTTAATACGTGTAAGTAATCAATTGTGTGATTTTTCTGCAGACGGAAGATTCTTAGCGATTGCGTATCAaacgaatttaattataaaaaatagcAAAACATTCGATACCATTCATTCATTTATATTTGCAGACATAATTGAG GTTTTAGAGTGGTCTAGAAATAGTGAATACATTCTTTGTGCAAACATAAGTAAAGCtgttattcaaatatattccATTCATTACCCTGAATGGAAATATAAACTTATAGAAGGCAGTGCTGGTTTAGAAAGTGTAAATTGGTCTCCTGATAGTAAATACATTTTAACATTGTCAGATTTTAAT ATTCAGGCATCTATATGGTCTTTGGAAAATCAGAGTGTAACTCATATACAAAATGTGAAGTCATCTtttcataaattacattttagtcCAAATGGCAGTAGATTGGCAATAGTAGTTTCAATTGAGGGTCAAGACAGTATAGAAATTTATAAAACTGATACTTGGAAATTAAGTAGA AAATTAATATGTGGACATTTAAATAGTATTGATGGGATATGTTGGTCGCCAAATAGCGAACTACTATGTATCTGGTGTTCTTTTGGGAATGAGGCAAAATTAATTACTTATTCAAGTGTGTTGGACAGAGATATAGGAATTTTCTGTCCCACACAAATTACAGATTCGTCTGAAACAGAACATAGTTATCAGATTCAATTAAATGGTATTGAAACTGTAACATGGATGCCTAGTGGACAGTTATTGGCTGTAACTGGATTTAATGAAATg ATTACATTATTAAATTACGTGACATGGAAACCACTTTTGCAATTGTATCTTGACCcagtaattaaagaaaattatcTGAATAAAGTATACGAAGAACGTGTAATTCAAACAAAGTTTTCTAATACGAATACAAGTTTATACAACAAACATATTT TGGAAGAAAAACATGAACGTCCAGTAAATATAAGGATCAGTAAGAAAAATGACATTGACAAATTGTCAGTTGCTAAATTCAGTATATTGGAATTTAGTTCATGTGGACATTATTTAGCCATAAAGCATGAACTTTACCCTACAACATTATGGATATGGAATATTATTGAAGATTATCTCGATTATTTACTTCTAGAAAATAGTATTGTGG cTATAAAGTGGAATCCTAGGAGTGCCcatctattaatattttgtaaatgcACATACATGTTTGAATGGACACCATATAGTGCAACCTGCATACCAACTCCCCGGAATATTACAGCATTAGATGCCCGATGGCATTCTCAAGGAAATCTTGTGCTACTTTGTGGTTATAATAAGGCAATTatttatgaaattaaaaataaattatag
- the Cap-d2 gene encoding CAP-D2 condensin subunit: protein MIKHFIIPLNKDELLQTTGSGQYYVEKIIPIRMIPQALNEARSAFQTNGINFITEHFDTFFSVIVHGNKIDLPIIMKGFTGIHKAIEMLVYDLEGTFEKENDLEEENRLQVFNITKMLVYLFSWFFCHIDEEILKNAGNKYIEKRKKYTKSDIEEEWDSTKEKALEYCYRLLQLPLQKLWQPPVVEDSFIILLTKMCYKVLEQCKNIKQKHIRQTIFEILGTSIKKYNHGINCIIRIIQLVKVSDMLASHIATGVIQMINECGCNGLIKEVMKEIDQSEPSETDGHYISIFLETIATTQPDLIMPILNDVRDYLDSEHYAMRNCTIIIIGVIVRKSLNGDNLTQEQKDQRDECLNSLEEHLLDNNAYVRSKVLQVWQHLCCEGAIPLARQGKLLAATALRLEDKSANVRKQALQLLRALLQANPYAAKLNKVEISKSLEENEMKLRKMQTDSVSKSVCGDYRRLELWDTLLPNINKALKEVVVSKKKDKEQSDEDDENDDNEENIDPNIGFEHVRQLMLKEKISEAVTYLWKVYVKLTPKPDKKNFSSEAIEEFLFLLLLKIFMESEDKLDNVKVCADTAQSSDKDKSNDEEEITATKRVVNYLKNCLEFATELETAITMVEKLLFSTTAGDAIEACTFLGTAYQFGIAGAVTAIRDALHQVFHHDQSVRKNVAIVYKEIYLNNNVDKISNRQKALMRVKALIALLKELQPGQSQALNKLIVEWYTNNELSNEEIQVLWEKFSMKSSDKDPLDSRSALMLITMIAQAESNIITTNLNILIKVGLGPRAKTDLLLARDTCRALLKIKSGNDDINKSPVRYPNDHEMFKEILNLLIENFTNMEEDGYVSFATDAVSAIYYLANQPDHLMQQLLLEVYNRGQFNNIDSTEHVVSLFLLSKLLYLIGHIAARQMVHLDTSVYKELKRRDTIRKLKKEKNSNRSKLNSSKSRRSKTLSTPNSARRILRNKETSIVAEDNGEEAVVGAVDDSNAELINDVLENHIVTGDGLLAKFVPVVLHVCQNHDKYNDEDTQAASTLALSKMMTVSSIFCEESLQLLITILERSPHPAIRANVLIGVSDLTSRFPNQVEPWMKHIYNRLRDTDTNVRSTCVHVLSSLIMRDMVRVRGQISELALCIVDKDTQIRQDAKQFFKALSQKTNALYNVMPDILSRLTDPNLDIGESDFQEIIKYILSLLQKEKQVDAIIDKICTRFQLATTERQWRDFSYCLSLLQFGPKSIHRLTESLPLLKEKIHHKHVQKALQTVIEQSKKKPNTKAVCIELEAKIQELLKCTNEESNNEIMPPPQVPKRKKRNRQSKYRSSSEEDSDSDITPMTKPKSARKVKSRSRTNKASSDSDSDTNSTSKKTSGEQKTKATSSKPSARKLSNRNENTNPVHTTRLSVSRRNQNPATPVSTSQRTSARLSQSRAKH from the exons ATGATAAAACACTTTATTATTCCATTAAACAAAGATGAACTTTTACAAACAACTGGGAGTGGACAGTATTACGTAGAAAAAATCATTCCAATACGGATGATACCACAAGCATTAAATGAAGCACGATCAGCATTTCAAACAAATGGAATTAATTTTATCACGGAACACTTTGACACATTTTTCTCTGTAATTGTACATGGAAATAAAATTGACTTACCTATCATTATGAAAGGTTTCACTGGAATTCATAAAGCTATTGAAATGCTGGTTTATGATTTGGAAGGCacatttgaaaaagaaaacgatTTGGAAGAAGAAAACCGATTACAAGTTTTTAACATTACTAAAATGCTTGTGTATTTATTTTCTTGGTTTTTTTGCCATATAGATGAAGAAATTCTTAAAAATGCAGGcaataaatatattgaaaagcgtaaaaaatatacaaaatcagatatagaagaagaatgGGATTCTACTAAGGAGAAAGCATTGGAATATTGTTATAGACTGTTACAGTTACCATTGCAAAAACTTTGGCAGCCTCCTGTTGTTGaggattcgtttattatattacTTACTAAAATGTGCTATAAAGTTTTAGAacaatgtaaaaatataaaacaaaaacaTATACGACAAACTATTTTTGAGATTTTAGGAACTTCAATTAAAAAATACAACCATGGAATAAACTGCATAATAAGAATTATTCAGTTGGTGAAAGTAAGTGATATGTTAGCATCACATATAGCAACTGGAGTTATTCAAATGATTAATGAATGCGGTTGTAATGGTTTAATAAAAGAAGTAATGAAAGAGATTGATCAAAGTGAACCATCTGAAACTGATGGTCATTATATATCAATATTTCTTGAAACCATTGCTACTACTCAACCAGACCTCATAATGCCTATCCTTAATGATGTGAGGGATTATTTGGATAGTGAACATTATGCTATGAGGAAttgtacaattataattatagGTGTAATTGTACGAAAATCATTAAATGGAGATAATCTTACTCAAGAACAAAAAGATCAACGTGATGAATGTCTGAATAGTTTAGAAGAACATTTGTTGGACAATAATGCTTATGTTAGATCAAAAGTCTTGCAAGTTTGGCAACATTTATGTTGCGAAGGAGCAATACCTTTAGCAAGACAAGGAAAACTTTTAGCTGCTACAGCATTACGTTTAGAAGATAAAAGTGCAAATGTACGAAAACAAGCACTGCAATTACTACGGGCTTTACTACAGGCTAATCCATATGCAGCTAAGTTAAATAAAGTAGAAATTTCTAAGTCATTAGaagaaaatgaaatgaaattgaGAAAGATGCAAACTGATAGTGTAAGCAAAAGCGTTTGTGGCGATTATCGGAGATTAGAATTGTGGGACACTTTACTTCCAAATATAAATAAAGCATTAAAAGAAGTTGTTGTCAGTAAGAAAAAAGATAAAGAACAAAGTGATGAAGATGATGAAAATGATGACAATGAAGAAAACATTGATCCTAATATAGGATTTGAACATGTGAGGCAGTTGATGTTAAAGGAAAAAATTTCTGAAGCAGTGACATATTTGTGGAAAGTATATGTTAAATTGACGCCAAAGCCAGACAAGAAAAATTTTTCTTCAGAGGCAATagaggaatttttatttttacttttactaaaaatatttatggaatcaGAGGATAAGTTAGATAATGTAAAAGTATGTGCAGATACAGCACAATCATCAGATAAAGATAAATCTAATGATGAAGAGGAAATAACAGCAACAAAACGAgttgtaaattatttaaaa aattgTTTAGAATTTGCAACCGAGCTGGAAACTGCTATAACCATGGTAGAAAAATTGCTTTTTTCTACAACAGCAGGTGATGCTATTGAAGCATGTACTTTCCTTGGGACTGCCTATCAATTTGGTATAGCTGGAGCTGTAACTGCTATACGCGATGCTTTGCATCAAGTATTTCACCATGATCAATCAGTCCGCAAGAATGTAGCTATTGTATataaagaaatttacttaaatAACAACGTAGATAAAATATCAAATCGACAAAAAGCACTTATGCGTGTTAAAGCTTTGATTGCATTGTTGAAAGAACTTCAACCAGGTCAAAGTCAAGCTTTGAATAAACTTATTGTAGAGTGGTATACTAACAATGAACTAAGTAATGAAGAAATACAG GTTttgtgggaaaaattttcaatGAAATCGTCAGACAAAGATCCATTAGATAGCAGATCTGCTTTAATGTTGATAACAATGATAGCTCAAGCTGAGAGTAATATTATAActacaaatttaaatatattaataaaagtGGGTTTAGGCCCGCGAGCAAAAACTGACCTTCTTTTGGCCAGAGATACATGTAGAGCATTATTGAAGATAAAAAGTGGAAATGATGACATTAATAAATCACCTGTTAG GTATCCCAATGATCATGAAATGTTTAAAGAAATTTTGAATTTATTGATAGAAAATTTTACTAACATGGAAGAAGATGGATATGTGTCATTTGCAACAGATGCAGTTAGCGCTATTTACTAT TTAGCAAATCAGCCTGATCATCTAATGCAGCAGTTATTATTAGAAGTGTATAATCGAGGacaatttaataatattgaTTCGACAGAACATGTTGTTTCACTCTTTCTGCTATCTAAATTACTATACTTAATCGGGCATATTGCAGCCAGACAAATGGTACATTTGGACACATCAGTTTACAAGGAATTAAAGCGAAGAGATACCatacgaaaattaaaaaaagaaaagaattcaAATAGAAGTAAACTTAATTCTTCTAAATCTCGTAGGTCAAAAACATTATCTACTCCAAACAGTGCAAGACGGATACTTCGTAATAAAGAG ACAAGTATAGTTGCAGAAGATAATGGCGAGGAAGCTGTGGTAGGAGCAGTAGATGATTCAAATGCAGAATTAATAAATGATGTTCTTGAAAATCACATTGTAACTGGCGATGGACTTTTAGCAAAATTTGT CCCAGTGGTattacatgtatgtcaaaatcaTGATAAGTACAATGATGAAGATACACAAGCTGCCAGCACTCTTGCTCTCAGTAAAATGATGACAGTGAGTTCTATATTCTGCGAAGAATCATTGCAACTTTTAATTACAATACTTGAACGTTCGCCGCATCCTGCCATTCGAGCCAATGTTCTTATTGGAGTAAGTGATCTTACATCTAGGTTTCCAAATCAAGTTGAACCATGGATGAAACACATTTATAACAG ACTCCGGGATACAGATACAAATGTACGAAGTACCTGTGTCCATGTTTTATCAAGTCTTATAATGAGAGACATGGTGCGTGTAAGAGGTCAGATATCAGAATTAGCTCTCTGCATAGTAGATAAAGATACTCAAATTCGTCAAGATGCAAAACAGTTCTTCAAGGCACTTTCACAGAAGACCAATGCCTTGTATAATGTGATGCCCGATATATTATCTCGATTAACTGATCCTAATTTAGATATAGGCGAGTCTGATTTCCAAGAGATTATAAA atatattttaagtttattacaaaaagaaaaacaagtTGATGCCATAATTGATAAAATTTGTACCAGATTCCAACTAGCTACTACAGAAAGACAGTGGCGTGATTTTTCATATTGTTTGTCACTTTTACAATTTGGTCCGAAAA GTATACATCGTCTTACCGAAAGTTTACCTCTATTAAAGGAAAAAATTCACCACAAGCATGTTCAGAAAGCTTTGCAGACTGTTATAGAGCAGTCAAAGAAAAAGCCAAATACAAAAGCAGTTTGTATTGAATTGGAAGCAAAAATACAGGAACTTCTCAAATGTACAAATGAAGAAAGCAATAACGAAATAATGCCACCGCCCCAAGTGCCAAAACGAAAAAAGCGCAACAGACAATCAAAATATAGGAGTAGTAGTGAGGAAGACAGTGATTCCGATATAACGCCCATGACAAAAC CAAAGAGTGCTAGAAAGGTAAAATCACGTAGTCGCACAAATAAAGCAAGTTCTGATTCGGATTCAGATACGAACTCCACTTCAAAGAAAACTTCTGGAGAGCAAA AAACTAAGGCAACCTCGTCTAAACCAAGTGCAAGAAAATTATCAAATCGGAATGAAAATACTAATCCAGTTCATACAACCAGATTGTCAGTATCAAGAAGAAATCAAAATCCTGCAACACCAGTGTCTACTTCACAGAGAACTTCAGCACGTTTATCTCAGTCAAGAGCTAAACATTAA
- the Elp2 gene encoding elongator complex protein 2 has product MTSYISCACNRVPHSADWGQNGLICFAACHAVAIYDPSISKIGKVTQTLHRHKERINTVRWIKRTDFLGESEILSSSVDGTAIIWSKLNECFKCTSIIETDDILTFSNSLYLPNHNFQNDKSFPKLLVCIGSVNGDLKLWSRDTCGDIKCFQTFIFGKKLPIEASFSYLPSTNYPLLAVATENSTVELYTTDTDIMKEIHFVKVQVLSGHEDWVRCIDFNYDMNNNILLATGSQDTMIRLWKISANATESLNDELHQKEQVFMVNDTKYNIILESVLYGHDGWIYGIHWYPQQMSNGNRILRLLSCSLDKSMIIWEPDEITGIWSEKVRVGEVGGNSLGFYGCKFSSNGLNILAHGYQGSFHIWEYLDSVQNWIPKSIPSGHFAEVVDLCWDPKGRFLITTSADQTTRIHAPWKNGTTEFWHEIGRPQVHGYDMSCLVMLTPYMFASGAEEKVVRIFTAPVTFKNYLGKIANVDDFKNTMADSASVPALGLTNKATFNDSIKIKNVTIDDFKNEDYIPPTEEELMQNTLWPELQKVYGHGYEIFSITARHDGLLLATACKSTSPEHSAILLWNTSTWSQVQKLTSHQLTVTQMEFSPNDKYLVSVSRDRRWSLFEYNDNTYTLIAASLKKDNFHTRIIWCCSWTHDSCFFVTGSRDGKIGVWNPKLIDNKIVPTTNLYVKDSVTALSFSLQSISEHTYILAIGFETGCIQIQRLQIFIDNFVWHKCIVYNSSQAHHLTVKRLKFRPQKEYSSTLQLASCGSDYTVKIYDIEIAELKDS; this is encoded by the exons ATGACATCTTACATATCATGTGCTTGTAATCGGGTTCCACATTCAGCCGACTGGGGACAAAACGGACTTATTTGCTTCGCAGCATGTCATGCAGTTGCAATTTACGACCCGTCGATTTCAAAAATTGGGAAAGTAACACAAACACTTCACCGACATAAAGAACGCATTAATACGGTTCGATGGATAAAACGAACAGACTTTTTAGGCGAATCAGAGATATTGTCAAGTTCAGTAGATGGAACTGCTATTATTTGGAGCAAATTAAACGAATGTTTTAAATGCACCTCTATAATTGAGACTGATGATATTCTTACATTTAGTAATTCTTTGTATCTTCCTAATCACAATTTTCAAAATGATAAAAGCTTCCCCAAGTTGTTGGTGTGTATTGGATCAGTTAATGGAGATTTGAAATTATGGTCCAGAGACACATGTGGAGATATAAAATGTTTTCAAACATTTATATTTGGGAAGAAGTTACCAATAGAAGCTTCCTTTTCTTATTTGCCTAGCACAAATTACCCACTTTTAGCTGTTGCAACAGAAAATTCAACAGTTGAACTATATACAACAGACACTGATATTATGAAAGAAATACATTTTGTAAAAGTCCAAGTTCTAAGTGGACATGAAGATTGGGTACGTTGTATTGATTTTAATTATGatatgaataataatattttacttgCAACTGGCTCTCAAGATACTATGATAAGATTATGGAAAATTTCTGCAAATGCCACAGAATCTTTGAATGATGAATTACATCAGAAAGAACAAGTATTTATGGTTAATGATACAAAGTATAATATTATTTTGGAATCTGTACTTTATGGTCATGATGGTTGGATTTATGGTATACACTGGTATCCACAGCAAATGAGTAATGGAAATAGGATCTTGAGATTATTATCTTGCTCATTAGATAAATCCATGATTATATGGGAACCAGATGAAATAACTGGAATTTGGTCTGAAAAAGTAAGAGTGGGAGAAGTTGGTGGTAATTCATTGGGCTTTTATGGCTGTAAATTCAGCAGTAATGGATTAAATATATTAGCACATGGATATCAAGGGTCATTTCATATTTGGGAATATTTGGATAGTGTACAAAATTGGATTCCAAAATCAATACCAAGTGGTCATTTTGCAGAAGTAGTTGATCTTTGCTGGGATCCAAAAGGAAG GTTTCTCATTACTACAAGTGCAGATCAAACAACAAGAATTCATGCACCATGGAAAAATGGAACAACAGAATTTTGGCATGAAATTGGACGTCCACAAGTTCATGGATATGATATGTCTTGCTTAGTTATGTTAACACCATACATGTTTGCTTCAGGAGCAGAAGAGAAAGTTGTACGTATATTCACAGCTCCAGTAACATTTAAGAATTATTTAGGAAAAATTGCTAATGTTGATGACTTCAAAAATACAATGGCTGACAGTGCATCGGTTCCTGCTCTTGGATTGACAAATAAAGCAACATTTAATGAtagcattaaaattaaaaatgttactATCGACGATTTTAAAAATGAGGATTACATTCCTCCAACTGAGGAAGAATTAATGCAAAATACATTATGGCCAGAATTACAAAAAGTTTATGGTCATggatatgaaatattttctatAACTGCCAGACATGATGGATTGTTATTAGCAACTGCATGTAAATCAACTTCACCAGAACATTCTGCAATATTATTATGGAATACAAGTACATGGTCACAAGTTCAGAAACTTACATCGCATCAATTAACTGTGACACAGATGGAATTTTCACCCAATGACAAATACCTAGTATCTGTATCTAGAGATAGAAGGTGGTCATTGTTTGAGTATAACGATAATACATACACTTTAATAGCAGCCAGTTTGAAAAAAGATAATTTTCATACTCGTATAATATGGTGCTGTTCATGGACACATGATTCATGTTTCTTTGTAACTGGTTCCAGAGATGGAAAAATTGGAGTTTGGAATCCAAAACTCATAGATAACAAAATTGTCCCAACAACGAATTTGTATGTAAAAGATTCTGTTACAGCACTTTCGTTTTCTCTACAGAGTATTTCTGAACATACTTACATTTTAGCAATAGGATTTGAAACAGGTTGTATACAGATACAAAGGTTGCaaatatttatagataattttgtATGGCACAAATGTATAGTATACAATTCTTCTCAAGCGCATCATTTAACTGTAAAAAGGCTCAAATTTCGACCGCAAAAAGAATATTCAAGTACTCTACAATTAGCAAGCTGTGGATCTGATTATACTGTTAAAATATATGATATAGAGATTGCAGAATTAAAGGACTcataa
- the LOC143351438 gene encoding synaptotagmin-5-like: MDVHGIGIVAVLGTVGAATGAISAVIVYTICIKRKRLSLLVPGRGPLNWFEKDLLNRAEEATLSSKDNFVGLGSNVNLDQKNKTSEDNDNHCNDEEWQSNYAFDSIASDSSKKVLQYLSESEDISISPVSSFAPLLPEGAVAASEKCMVIVKSTSRGMIDSHSRLNSTECETSSYKLSSSSSMSLSDEIRGELQIGLIYDASAGILTVRLVEAHDLHARELNGTADPYGKVRLLPDWSNVWQTRIHRRTLNPVFDEDFVFEVMPESLTGRTLEILLYDFDAFSRHYCLGYVQLPLSAVIDLLDTTLTLITKPILRYSIENGFKTPSLGELMVSLSYQLSTEKLTIIVVRAKNLPSLNDSTNANLYVKVKIVQDSKSIKKKRSSIQRETISPVWNDILSFDINNDILSKCMIEFIILRANGELLAKCEVSNKCQKELFHRVLSGKGASAQWLPLSKPETYCDDFTEVKH, encoded by the exons ATGGATGTTCATGGTATTGGGATTGTTGCTGTTTTGGGAACAGTTGGGGCTGCAACTGGGGCTATTTCAGCTGTAATTGTTTATACAATTTGTATCAAACGCAAACGATTATCCCTTCTTGTTCCAGGTAGAGGTCCTCTTAATTG GTTTGAAAAGGATTTATTAAATAGAGCAGAAGAAGCGACACTGTCATCAAAAGATAATTTTGTTGGTTTAGGATCTAATGTCAATTTAGATCAGAAAAATAAAACTTCAGAAGATAATGATAATCATTGTAATGATGAAGAATGGCAATCTAATTATGCATTTGATAGCATTGCAAGTGATTCATCAAAAAAGG ttttacaGTATTTATCAGAGTCTGAAGATATTTCAATATCACCTGTCAGTTCTTTTGCACCACTATTACCAGAAGGAGCAGTGGCTGCTTCAGAAAAATGCATGGTAATTGTTAAGTCTACATCAAGAGGTATGATTGACTCACATTCTCGACTTAATAGTACAGAGTGTGAGACATCTAGCTACAag CTGTCTTCTTCCTCGTCAATGTCGTTGTCTGATGAAATCAGAGGTGAATTACAAATAGGTTTAATTTATGATGCAAGCGCTGGTATTCTTACTGTTAGACTTGTTGAG gcGCATGATCTTCATGCAAGAGAATTAAATGGTACTGCGGATCCATATGGAAAAGTACGTCTATTACCCGATTGGAGTAATGTATGGCAAACTAGAATACATAGGCGGACTCTCAATCCTG TGTTTGATGAGGACTTCGTTTTTGAAGTAATGCCTGAATCATTAACTGGAAGAACATTGGAAATTCTACTTTATGACTTTGATGCCTTCTCCAGACATTATTGTTTGGGTTATGTACAACTTCCTTTATCTGCAGTGATTGATCTTTTGGATACAACACTTACTCTTATTACAAAACCAATCCTTCGATATAGTATCGAGAATGGATTCAAAACACCATCTTTGGGAGAGCTAATGGTTTCTCTCTCATATCAATTGTCTACAGAGAAATTAACGATTATAGTTGTCAGAGCAAAAAATTTACCTAGTCTTAATGACTCAACAAACGCAAATCTATATGTAAAA gTGAAGATTGTTCAAGATAGTAAAAGTATCAAAAAGAAGAGATCTAGTATACAACGCGAAACAATTAGCCCTGTATGGAACGATATTTTAAGCTTTGATATTAATAATGACATATTGTCCAAATGCATGATAGAATTTATCATTTTACGAGCAAATGGTGAGCTTTTAGCTAAATGCGAAGTATCTAATAAGTGTCAAAAGGAGCTTTTTCATCGTGTATTATCAGGAAAAGGTGCATCTGCACAATGGTTACCACTGTCTAAACCAGAAACTTATTGTGATGATTTCACTGAAGTGAAACATTAA
- the Rplp1 gene encoding ribosomal protein LP1: MTTKAELACVYSALILVDDDIAVTGEKIQTILKAANVDVESYWPGLFAKALENVNVKELITNISSGVGAAPTAAPTAAVPASTEAAPAKEEKKKEEPEEESDDDMGFGLFD, encoded by the exons ATGACTACGAAAGCTGAACTTGCGTGCGTTTATTCGGCATTAATTCTTGTGGACGACGACATCGCTGTAACT GGtgaaaaaattcaaacaattcTAAAGGCTGCAAATGTTGATGTGGAATCTTACTGGCCTGGACTTTTTGCTAAAGCTctggaaaatgttaatgtaaaAGAACTTATAACAAACATTTCGTCGGGTGTTGGAGCTGCACCTACAGCag CACCAACCGCTGCAGTACCTGCCAGCACAGAAGCTGCACCAGCTAAGGAAGAAAAGAAGAAGGAAGAACCCGAAGAAGAATCAGATGATGATATGGGCTTTG GTTTGTTCGATTAA
- the LOC143346562 gene encoding WD repeat-containing protein WRAP73 isoform X2 — MSLEVENDLIRVSNQLCDFSADGRFLAIAYQTNLIIKNSKTFDTIHSFIFADIIEVLEWSRNSEYILCANISKAVIQIYSIHYPEWKYKLIEGSAGLESVNWSPDSKYILTLSDFNKLICGHLNSIDGICWSPNSELLCIWCSFGNEAKLITYSSVLDRDIGIFCPTQITDSSETEHSYQIQLNGIETVTWMPSGQLLAVTGFNEMITLLNYVTWKPLLQLYLDPVIKENYLNKVYEERVIQTKFSNTNTSLYNKHILEEKHERPVNIRISKKNDIDKLSVAKFSILEFSSCGHYLAIKHELYPTTLWIWNIIEDYLDYLLLENSIVAIKWNPRSAHLLIFCKCTYMFEWTPYSATCIPTPRNITALDARWHSQGNLVLLCGYNKAIIYEIKNKL, encoded by the exons ATGTCGTTAGAAGTAGAAAATGATTTAATACGTGTAAGTAATCAATTGTGTGATTTTTCTGCAGACGGAAGATTCTTAGCGATTGCGTATCAaacgaatttaattataaaaaatagcAAAACATTCGATACCATTCATTCATTTATATTTGCAGACATAATTGAG GTTTTAGAGTGGTCTAGAAATAGTGAATACATTCTTTGTGCAAACATAAGTAAAGCtgttattcaaatatattccATTCATTACCCTGAATGGAAATATAAACTTATAGAAGGCAGTGCTGGTTTAGAAAGTGTAAATTGGTCTCCTGATAGTAAATACATTTTAACATTGTCAGATTTTAAT AAATTAATATGTGGACATTTAAATAGTATTGATGGGATATGTTGGTCGCCAAATAGCGAACTACTATGTATCTGGTGTTCTTTTGGGAATGAGGCAAAATTAATTACTTATTCAAGTGTGTTGGACAGAGATATAGGAATTTTCTGTCCCACACAAATTACAGATTCGTCTGAAACAGAACATAGTTATCAGATTCAATTAAATGGTATTGAAACTGTAACATGGATGCCTAGTGGACAGTTATTGGCTGTAACTGGATTTAATGAAATg ATTACATTATTAAATTACGTGACATGGAAACCACTTTTGCAATTGTATCTTGACCcagtaattaaagaaaattatcTGAATAAAGTATACGAAGAACGTGTAATTCAAACAAAGTTTTCTAATACGAATACAAGTTTATACAACAAACATATTT TGGAAGAAAAACATGAACGTCCAGTAAATATAAGGATCAGTAAGAAAAATGACATTGACAAATTGTCAGTTGCTAAATTCAGTATATTGGAATTTAGTTCATGTGGACATTATTTAGCCATAAAGCATGAACTTTACCCTACAACATTATGGATATGGAATATTATTGAAGATTATCTCGATTATTTACTTCTAGAAAATAGTATTGTGG cTATAAAGTGGAATCCTAGGAGTGCCcatctattaatattttgtaaatgcACATACATGTTTGAATGGACACCATATAGTGCAACCTGCATACCAACTCCCCGGAATATTACAGCATTAGATGCCCGATGGCATTCTCAAGGAAATCTTGTGCTACTTTGTGGTTATAATAAGGCAATTatttatgaaattaaaaataaattatag